One region of Oligoflexus sp. genomic DNA includes:
- a CDS encoding GatB/YqeY domain-containing protein yields the protein MERIAEDMKNAMKAKDKFRTGVLRMLLSEFKYAMTSDQRSSSLEDDHALKVISAYQKKLKKSLDAYPEGEKRTEIAQEIDIVESYMGDSVKV from the coding sequence ATGGAACGGATCGCCGAGGACATGAAGAACGCCATGAAGGCTAAGGACAAGTTCAGAACCGGCGTGCTGCGCATGCTGCTCTCCGAATTCAAGTATGCCATGACTTCCGATCAACGCAGCAGCTCCCTCGAAGACGACCACGCACTCAAAGTCATATCGGCCTATCAAAAGAAACTGAAAAAGTCCCTCGATGCCTATCCCGAAGGCGAGAAACGTACGGAAATCGCTCAGGAAATCGACATCGTGGAAAGTTATATGGGTGATAGCGTGAAAGTATGA
- the grrM gene encoding cyclophane-forming radical SAM/SPASM peptide maturase GrrM/OscB: MGPLRLLILQATPFCNLNCSYCYLPDKSQRRRMSLEVIEKSVERIAASGLIHKEFSVVWHAGEPLAAGIKFYQEADEVIRKKLPAGVSFRHCLQTNGTLINKEWCTLFKDLPMSVGVSVDGPAALNDKFRVDRRGKGSLAQIERGMTCLQEAEITFHTISVVTKEAVQQAEAIFHYLYSWGPDCMGFNVEEIEGVHASSSLQSVTEAEFGAFMSRMHELSFEVGEPNLVREFRSAHAAIMGSVRKMPRVPPMENNPLSIINVDVDGNFSSFSPELLGMKHESYGDFILGNFLHSGIEELKSSPKFQRMTAEIQAGVKACQASCEYFHFCGGGAPSNKLFENGSFQSAETLHCRMTKKVVTDIVLGRMETMLAHDLPQEYAELMA; the protein is encoded by the coding sequence ATGGGACCTTTACGACTCCTGATTTTACAGGCGACCCCTTTCTGCAATCTCAACTGCAGCTACTGCTATCTGCCGGATAAAAGCCAAAGGCGCCGCATGAGCCTTGAGGTGATTGAAAAAAGCGTGGAGCGCATCGCGGCCTCTGGATTGATTCATAAGGAATTTTCCGTGGTCTGGCATGCCGGCGAACCGCTGGCGGCTGGAATCAAGTTCTATCAGGAGGCGGATGAGGTGATCCGCAAAAAGCTTCCTGCGGGCGTCAGCTTCCGGCATTGCCTTCAAACCAATGGGACGCTGATCAACAAGGAATGGTGTACGCTCTTCAAGGATCTGCCGATGAGTGTTGGCGTCAGCGTCGATGGACCTGCGGCCCTGAATGACAAATTCCGCGTGGATCGACGGGGCAAGGGCTCTCTGGCTCAGATCGAGCGCGGCATGACCTGTCTTCAGGAAGCGGAGATCACGTTTCATACCATCTCGGTGGTCACCAAGGAGGCGGTGCAACAGGCGGAAGCCATCTTTCATTATCTTTATAGCTGGGGCCCGGACTGCATGGGCTTCAATGTGGAAGAGATCGAAGGCGTGCATGCCTCTTCAAGTCTTCAGTCGGTGACCGAGGCCGAATTCGGAGCCTTCATGAGCCGCATGCATGAGCTGAGCTTTGAGGTCGGTGAACCGAACCTCGTGCGGGAATTCCGCAGCGCGCATGCGGCGATCATGGGAAGCGTGCGGAAAATGCCCCGCGTGCCGCCGATGGAGAATAATCCCTTGTCCATAATCAACGTGGATGTGGATGGCAACTTCAGCAGCTTCAGCCCCGAACTGCTCGGCATGAAGCATGAATCCTATGGCGACTTCATTCTCGGCAATTTCCTTCATTCGGGAATCGAAGAGCTGAAGAGCTCGCCCAAGTTTCAAAGGATGACCGCTGAAATTCAGGCAGGCGTCAAAGCCTGCCAGGCGAGCTGTGAATACTTTCATTTTTGCGGGGGCGGCGCGCCGTCGAACAAGCTCTTTGAAAATGGCAGCTTTCAATCCGCGGAAACCCTGCACTGCCGCATGACCAAAAAAGTGGTCACGGACATTGTTCTGGGCCGTATGGAGACCATGCTGGCGCATGATCTGCCTCAGGAATACGCGGAGCTGATGGCCTGA
- a CDS encoding hemerythrin domain-containing protein has translation MQHSEESLREALGYELSDMMYRQKALALCNERVGFWDQHFRSMADDDQKNVELLETVMASFGVRVSPRRSTEQIADLLIDVVVGETSRPLEKLGAYTLLKKSQLMSVQLVSKATQHVLPDIRMTLEPLDGLGAILNNHVSQLKTFIEHKGVAWLTGHEVPEGLFERAREAVADITDRVIHRAAGTDEREIFPVLQMDHRKVELLFKEIEESKTHEKALGIFRQLKADLNAHSIAEEETVYMRFQSVAAMREYLTEARQDHADIRVLLEEATELQDEHEAFLDKIDELHQLVVQHVEEEENQLFKMIRKNSSEELRRDLTQNFLKAKQRIQENLGPDSTSPQSGQEPQASL, from the coding sequence ATGCAACATTCTGAAGAATCCCTCCGGGAAGCCCTGGGTTATGAACTCTCGGACATGATGTATCGACAGAAGGCCCTGGCCCTTTGCAATGAGCGCGTCGGGTTCTGGGATCAACATTTTCGGAGCATGGCCGACGATGATCAAAAAAATGTGGAGCTGCTGGAAACCGTAATGGCCAGTTTCGGGGTTCGGGTGTCTCCGCGCCGTTCGACCGAACAGATCGCTGACCTTCTGATCGACGTCGTGGTAGGGGAAACCTCGCGTCCTCTCGAAAAACTCGGTGCCTATACGCTTTTGAAGAAGAGTCAGCTCATGTCCGTGCAGCTGGTGAGCAAGGCTACACAGCATGTTCTGCCTGATATTCGCATGACGCTTGAGCCCCTGGATGGTTTGGGCGCGATTTTAAATAATCATGTGAGCCAGCTGAAAACCTTCATCGAGCACAAAGGGGTCGCATGGCTCACAGGTCACGAGGTGCCCGAAGGGCTTTTCGAGCGTGCCCGCGAAGCCGTGGCCGATATCACCGATCGTGTGATTCATCGCGCCGCTGGCACGGACGAAAGGGAGATCTTCCCCGTTCTGCAGATGGATCATCGCAAGGTGGAACTCCTCTTCAAGGAAATCGAGGAATCGAAGACCCATGAAAAAGCGCTGGGAATCTTCCGGCAGCTGAAGGCGGATCTGAATGCGCATTCGATTGCCGAAGAGGAAACCGTCTATATGCGTTTTCAAAGCGTGGCGGCGATGCGCGAATATCTGACCGAAGCGCGGCAGGATCATGCGGATATCCGCGTGCTGCTGGAAGAGGCGACCGAACTTCAGGATGAGCATGAGGCCTTTCTGGATAAGATCGACGAACTGCACCAGCTGGTGGTGCAGCACGTCGAAGAGGAAGAAAATCAGCTGTTCAAAATGATCCGTAAAAACAGCAGCGAGGAGCTGCGTCGGGATCTGACCCAGAATTTTCTGAAGGCCAAGCAAAGGATTCAGGAGAATCTTGGGCCGGATAGCACCAGCCCTCAAAGCGGTCAGGAACCTCAGGCCTCCCTCTGA
- a CDS encoding YtfJ family protein: MQFVRFGLLGLLAWAPFSMAAYKLEPGKTLPPLTISGEHGGNVKDNGAWNSQSMNGTLNFVVYVDPDDSELNDELVNRLQAEKFPEAYFHSVAIINMAATWKPNAIIMSVLRGKQEKFPRTTYVFDKDRYAAQNWSLTPEGYHVLLVDRDGSVLYEKAGKLDKGEIEKFVDLVRSKVKEAEQAPIAKADTQAPADAQKTKKSL, translated from the coding sequence ATGCAGTTCGTCCGTTTCGGCCTTCTTGGTCTTTTGGCTTGGGCTCCTTTTTCGATGGCAGCTTATAAACTGGAACCCGGCAAAACCCTGCCTCCGCTGACCATCTCGGGTGAGCACGGCGGCAATGTCAAGGACAACGGCGCGTGGAATAGCCAGTCCATGAACGGCACTCTGAACTTTGTCGTGTATGTGGATCCTGATGATAGTGAATTGAATGATGAGCTGGTCAACCGTCTGCAGGCGGAAAAATTTCCGGAAGCCTACTTTCACTCCGTCGCCATCATCAACATGGCCGCAACCTGGAAACCCAACGCCATCATCATGAGCGTTCTGCGCGGCAAGCAGGAAAAATTCCCCAGAACGACCTATGTCTTCGACAAGGATCGCTACGCCGCGCAAAACTGGAGTCTGACCCCTGAAGGCTACCACGTTCTGCTCGTGGATCGTGACGGCAGCGTCCTTTATGAAAAGGCCGGCAAGCTCGATAAGGGCGAGATCGAGAAGTTCGTCGACCTCGTCCGCAGCAAGGTGAAGGAAGCCGAGCAGGCTCCGATCGCCAAGGCCGACACCCAGGCCCCTGCCGATGCGCAAAAGACCAAAAAATCCCTCTAA
- a CDS encoding ATP-binding protein, which produces MTQNAGFSRQLGLLSRFFHVHGGIYVDGFELLRARIVLGFVLFYAVAWSSYVVVYFSLGNTIAALSVALFGLPSSLGGLWYLREKKNPQRAALFANFGGALVLTGIVASTGAAASPIYAWFFFVTITAFLLNGKKAGYTMAATVISASIGVILLDGLGVRLPTGFKFSADSGLFKFFVAYTYVSAIFFLAVVSHIYDALVNLGLKELTAARDHVRTQFSMVSNLLNNMGQAVFVIDSEGRIKPPVSLFSETIFGRRIENVSVWETLFKDIPRHSEVGSKINTCLAIAHGSDALQWSEIENLLPAEVEYNQGTTRKTLRCVYRPIFNKDEEIEGIMGVIEDVTALTRAQKELEKAREENRKNTMVLEHIVRIGIDAFDGFLRHAANHIEVSYDAMMLAEKDRRIVVDTCLRSIHTIKGNARQIGLTELASEIHDIEHAIMEYLRHCNDDATNSLKVVGGLLPHIKRLVLELKNYERVFGMVFKATSALHQVFHTVLQEGLYHCREAGQQGRESLWQFHSAFVGECLRYFDAKELVQDWDQFRATRMEALTVPEREIWLKKFDALVETVKRHENLHVADETRDLNETLQISTRNVDRIRECIHAIENETNEDMMRRGLADLRILLERLDEVQLETLAKNFQPMIEELSQRFGKKVRLITDTGASSLPRQAADILNDALMHIVRNMLDHGLEKPELRQTQGKDAVGMIRVEARENHRQLEVRISDDGAGIDVEKLVKKARERGLIAADATLSHGEAIQLIFLPSLTTKEVETEISGRGFGMEAARAAIVQLGGHIRVESTAHRGTTFIINMPIGLGTATFGLREAS; this is translated from the coding sequence ATGACGCAAAATGCAGGATTCAGTCGGCAACTGGGTCTACTGTCACGATTTTTCCATGTCCATGGTGGAATTTATGTAGATGGTTTTGAACTCTTAAGAGCCCGGATCGTTCTGGGCTTCGTCCTGTTCTATGCCGTGGCCTGGAGCAGCTATGTCGTGGTCTATTTCAGCCTCGGAAACACTATTGCGGCCTTGAGCGTAGCCCTTTTTGGCCTCCCGAGTTCCCTGGGGGGGCTCTGGTATCTGAGAGAGAAGAAAAACCCCCAGCGCGCCGCCCTCTTCGCCAACTTCGGTGGGGCCCTCGTGCTCACGGGGATCGTGGCCAGTACGGGCGCCGCGGCGTCGCCGATCTACGCCTGGTTTTTCTTTGTCACCATCACCGCCTTCCTTCTGAACGGAAAAAAAGCCGGTTATACGATGGCCGCGACGGTCATCAGCGCCAGCATCGGCGTCATCCTCCTCGATGGCCTCGGGGTCCGTCTGCCCACCGGCTTTAAATTTTCAGCCGATTCCGGACTTTTCAAATTCTTCGTCGCCTACACCTATGTCTCGGCGATTTTCTTCCTGGCCGTGGTGTCCCACATTTATGATGCGCTGGTGAATTTGGGTCTGAAGGAGCTGACGGCCGCCCGCGATCATGTGCGCACCCAGTTCAGCATGGTGTCGAACCTTTTGAATAACATGGGTCAGGCGGTCTTTGTCATCGACAGCGAGGGGCGGATCAAACCGCCGGTTTCGCTCTTCAGTGAAACCATATTCGGTCGCCGCATCGAGAACGTATCGGTCTGGGAAACTCTTTTCAAAGACATACCCCGGCACAGCGAAGTGGGATCGAAAATCAACACCTGTCTCGCGATCGCGCATGGCAGTGATGCTCTGCAGTGGTCCGAAATTGAAAACCTCCTGCCCGCGGAAGTTGAATACAACCAGGGAACGACGCGCAAAACGCTGCGCTGCGTCTATCGGCCGATTTTCAACAAGGACGAGGAGATCGAAGGCATCATGGGGGTGATCGAGGACGTCACCGCCCTGACCCGGGCCCAGAAGGAACTGGAAAAAGCCCGCGAAGAGAATCGGAAGAATACCATGGTGCTGGAGCATATCGTGCGCATCGGCATCGATGCCTTCGATGGCTTTTTACGGCATGCAGCCAACCATATCGAGGTTTCCTATGACGCCATGATGTTGGCGGAAAAGGACCGCCGCATCGTGGTCGATACCTGCCTGCGTTCCATCCATACGATCAAGGGGAATGCACGGCAGATAGGGCTGACCGAGCTGGCCAGTGAGATTCACGATATCGAACACGCGATCATGGAATACCTGCGGCACTGCAACGACGACGCGACGAATTCCCTTAAAGTGGTCGGTGGGCTTCTGCCGCATATCAAGCGTCTGGTCCTGGAGCTGAAAAACTACGAGCGGGTCTTCGGCATGGTCTTCAAAGCGACCTCGGCCCTGCATCAGGTCTTTCATACGGTGCTGCAGGAAGGGCTCTATCACTGCCGTGAAGCCGGGCAGCAGGGCCGGGAAAGCCTTTGGCAATTCCACAGCGCCTTCGTCGGCGAATGCCTTCGCTACTTCGATGCCAAAGAGCTGGTTCAGGACTGGGATCAGTTCCGCGCCACGCGCATGGAAGCGCTGACCGTACCCGAGCGTGAAATCTGGCTGAAGAAATTCGATGCGCTGGTCGAGACGGTCAAACGCCACGAAAATCTTCATGTCGCGGACGAAACGCGGGATCTCAATGAAACGCTGCAGATCTCCACCCGCAATGTCGATCGCATCCGCGAGTGCATCCACGCCATCGAAAACGAGACCAACGAGGATATGATGCGGCGGGGCCTGGCTGATCTTCGCATCCTTTTGGAAAGGCTCGATGAGGTCCAGCTGGAAACCCTCGCGAAGAATTTCCAGCCCATGATCGAGGAACTGTCGCAGCGCTTTGGCAAGAAAGTCCGCCTGATCACCGATACCGGCGCCAGCTCGCTGCCGCGCCAGGCCGCGGATATCCTCAATGATGCCCTGATGCACATCGTCCGCAATATGCTCGATCACGGACTGGAAAAGCCTGAGCTGCGTCAGACCCAGGGCAAGGATGCCGTTGGTATGATCCGCGTCGAGGCTCGCGAGAATCATCGGCAGCTTGAAGTGCGCATCAGCGATGATGGGGCCGGCATTGATGTCGAGAAGCTTGTGAAAAAAGCCCGTGAGCGCGGGCTGATCGCGGCCGATGCCACGCTTTCGCACGGGGAAGCCATACAGCTGATCTTCCTGCCGAGCCTGACGACCAAGGAAGTGGAAACGGAGATATCCGGGCGCGGATTCGGAATGGAGGCTGCGCGGGCGGCGATCGTTCAGCTCGGCGGGCACATTCGCGTGGAAAGCACGGCTCACCGCGGTACGACTTTTATCATCAATATGCCGATCGGCCTTGGAACAGCGACCTTTGGCCTGCGCGAAGCCTCGTGA
- the rpmG gene encoding 50S ribosomal protein L33, which produces MAKGKNARELIRLVSSAGTGYFYTTSKKRGQEKLQLKKYDPKVKQHVVFKEAKIK; this is translated from the coding sequence ATGGCAAAAGGCAAAAACGCCCGCGAACTTATCCGCCTCGTTTCTTCCGCTGGAACTGGCTATTTCTATACGACCTCGAAAAAACGCGGTCAGGAAAAACTTCAGTTGAAGAAATACGATCCCAAAGTGAAGCAACACGTTGTGTTCAAAGAAGCCAAGATCAAGTAA
- a CDS encoding ABC transporter substrate-binding protein: MVRLLLLVCLALGMPLQMSAQTRKLRVCVGDFPSYAIALDYLLDHKDDYEVSQTTVHACSVRFKKNYFDLIMADTYIFVTSDLEGVDSRIVSLVNYSDGVDQVLGQKGGNPGTLRGSRWALQRGTTSTVLLNFYLKSQGLSLRDVVMEDVKVENTPQAIGRTRFFGAVNWQPYSRQALARGAQVLATSADFPEKLYDIVVTRKSALDQHRPKIQAYVKERLQRARDKNRLYAAYAKLRGIPLPLVAQDFQGLVIFKTAAEVRKEQAKLLQSLRTSAEVADVMQYSGTSVQEQLKQREAGIFDFSVLE, encoded by the coding sequence ATGGTCCGTTTGTTACTCCTTGTCTGTCTTGCGCTTGGGATGCCGCTACAGATGTCAGCTCAAACACGAAAGCTTCGTGTGTGCGTGGGTGATTTTCCGAGCTATGCGATCGCCCTCGATTACCTTCTGGACCACAAGGACGATTACGAAGTCAGTCAAACGACAGTTCATGCCTGCTCGGTCCGCTTTAAAAAGAACTATTTCGATCTCATCATGGCCGATACTTATATTTTCGTGACGAGCGACCTGGAGGGTGTGGACTCGCGCATCGTGTCGCTCGTCAATTACTCTGATGGGGTGGATCAGGTCCTGGGACAGAAAGGGGGGAATCCAGGGACGCTGCGAGGCTCCCGCTGGGCCCTGCAGCGCGGTACGACGAGTACGGTGCTGCTGAATTTTTATCTGAAGAGTCAGGGCCTCAGCCTGCGCGATGTGGTCATGGAGGATGTGAAGGTCGAAAACACACCCCAGGCCATTGGTCGAACCCGCTTCTTTGGGGCTGTGAACTGGCAGCCTTATTCGCGCCAGGCCTTGGCCCGTGGGGCTCAGGTGCTGGCGACCAGCGCTGATTTTCCAGAAAAGCTTTATGATATCGTGGTCACGCGCAAGTCCGCCCTCGACCAGCATCGACCGAAGATCCAAGCCTATGTGAAGGAGAGGCTTCAAAGAGCGCGGGATAAGAACCGGCTCTATGCAGCCTATGCGAAGCTGCGAGGTATTCCCCTGCCGTTGGTCGCTCAGGATTTCCAGGGGCTCGTCATCTTTAAAACAGCGGCTGAAGTGCGGAAGGAGCAGGCCAAGCTCTTGCAGAGCCTCAGGACATCGGCCGAGGTTGCTGACGTCATGCAGTATTCAGGCACAAGCGTGCAGGAGCAGCTGAAGCAAAGGGAGGCGGGGATCTTTGATTTCTCGGTCCTCGAATGA
- a CDS encoding 2OG-Fe(II) oxygenase: MLMRDYIKDRIEPIEIDDFFDADFCRQCVESVEPGIWKQSNYGSRKIQNAQLEQAWLEGKLRHHVPNKILDWEYYGIHKATCQFFKYTENDTFPDHQDQAIVWAPDIQSLLTLVVYLNRCEGGATGFPERRQSIAPATGKAVIFPQNLLHNSARIEGGLKYILRAQVLYKNCGGLPY; this comes from the coding sequence ATGCTGATGCGTGATTACATCAAGGATCGGATCGAGCCTATCGAGATCGACGATTTCTTTGACGCGGATTTTTGCAGGCAGTGCGTGGAAAGCGTGGAGCCCGGGATCTGGAAGCAGTCGAATTACGGTTCCAGGAAGATACAGAATGCCCAGCTGGAGCAGGCCTGGCTCGAAGGAAAATTACGGCATCATGTGCCAAACAAGATTTTGGATTGGGAATATTACGGGATTCATAAAGCCACTTGTCAGTTCTTCAAGTACACCGAGAACGATACATTCCCTGATCATCAGGACCAGGCGATCGTCTGGGCTCCCGACATCCAGAGTCTTCTGACTCTTGTCGTCTATCTGAATCGCTGCGAGGGTGGTGCCACCGGCTTCCCGGAGCGGCGGCAGAGCATTGCGCCCGCCACCGGGAAAGCGGTGATCTTTCCGCAGAATCTTTTGCATAATAGCGCGCGGATCGAAGGCGGGCTTAAGTACATCCTGAGGGCCCAGGTCCTCTACAAAAACTGCGGAGGACTCCCCTACTGA